From Halomicrobium salinisoli, the proteins below share one genomic window:
- a CDS encoding NAD(P)-dependent glycerol-1-phosphate dehydrogenase produces the protein MFEKHTWIRLPRNVVVGHGALDRAVDAVEDVHLSGRPLVVASPTPYEVAGQRVVAEFEERGADPAEVVIEEATFGAVERVIEAAEAADAGFLLGVGGGKAIDVAKMAADDLNLGFVSVPTAASHDGIVSGRGSVPEGDTRHSVASEPPLAVIADTEVIAEAPWRLTTAGCADIISNYTAVRDWQLAHRLKNVTYSEYAGALSQMTAEMLVESAGSIKRGLEESSWIVVKALVSSGVAMSIAGSSRPASGAEHLFSHQLDRIAPDPGLHGHQVGVGAIMTEYLHTGADGQWSDVRDALAAIGAPTTAEELGIDEDTVIEALTTAHEIRDRYTVLGDGMSEPAAREAATVTGVI, from the coding sequence ATGTTCGAGAAGCACACGTGGATCCGCCTGCCGCGCAACGTGGTCGTGGGCCACGGCGCGCTCGACCGGGCGGTCGACGCCGTCGAGGACGTCCACCTCTCGGGGCGGCCGCTGGTCGTGGCGAGCCCGACGCCCTACGAGGTGGCCGGCCAGCGCGTCGTCGCGGAGTTCGAGGAGCGGGGCGCGGATCCGGCCGAGGTGGTGATCGAGGAGGCCACGTTCGGCGCCGTCGAGCGGGTCATCGAGGCCGCGGAGGCGGCCGACGCGGGCTTCCTGCTGGGCGTCGGCGGCGGCAAGGCCATCGACGTCGCGAAGATGGCCGCCGACGACCTGAACCTCGGGTTCGTCTCTGTGCCGACGGCCGCGAGCCACGACGGCATCGTCTCGGGCCGCGGCTCGGTCCCGGAGGGCGACACCCGCCACAGCGTCGCCTCGGAGCCGCCGCTAGCCGTCATCGCCGACACCGAGGTCATCGCGGAGGCTCCCTGGCGGCTGACGACGGCGGGCTGTGCGGACATCATCTCCAACTACACCGCCGTCCGCGACTGGCAACTGGCCCACCGGCTGAAGAACGTCACCTACTCCGAGTACGCCGGCGCGCTCTCCCAGATGACCGCGGAGATGCTCGTCGAGAGCGCCGGCTCGATCAAGCGCGGGCTGGAGGAGTCGTCCTGGATCGTCGTGAAGGCGCTGGTCTCCTCCGGCGTCGCGATGTCCATCGCCGGCTCCTCGCGGCCCGCCTCGGGCGCCGAGCACCTCTTCTCCCACCAGCTGGACCGCATCGCGCCGGATCCGGGCCTGCACGGCCACCAGGTCGGCGTCGGCGCGATCATGACCGAGTACCTCCACACGGGGGCCGACGGCCAGTGGTCGGACGTCCGCGACGCGCTGGCGGCCATCGGCGCGCCGACGACGGCGGAGGAACTGGGCATCGACGAGGACACGGTGATCGAGGCGCTGACGACGGCCCACGAGATCCGCGACCGCTACACCGTCCTCGGGGACGGCATGAGCGAACCGGCCGCCCGCGAGGCCGCGACGGTCACCGGCGTGATCTAG